From Anomalospiza imberbis isolate Cuckoo-Finch-1a 21T00152 chromosome 6, ASM3175350v1, whole genome shotgun sequence, one genomic window encodes:
- the LOC137475443 gene encoding rab9 effector protein with kelch motifs-like isoform X3, whose protein sequence is MVFPSSDDSFWLLSGSLVWEDDWRTDIFMASLKEMDKGNPVRLVLTVNGQLLRGVSSSTPVHPFLVPETTQSPVLPADDRPLGQDLEDSTGVKSQSSEVAARASRPVKKDVWPPLRTVVVPCALKSPAGKVESNEAWRKSPDLEPPRVHSKKPRKVLFEPTASERDLDEEDLAVKELQGSPSPRWCHAMCLSDLGTAVLIGGEGVNQQSCRDALWKLEIDSDLWLPVGFQLQNAMPSCLHGHTATYDPDTKRIYIFGGIREDKDYSSIYILDTVTWKWLLVAAKGRTPVLTYHSATIYHKELFVFGGTFPRKASLAVAPCSNVLYVFNPEHEIWYQPISEGEKPLPRLGHSATLLKNKLLIFGGQRTSVYLSDMHILDLGFMEYTSVPLLAGQPSARCFHAALAVSDQKVLISGGCNARGALHDAFVFHLDTLSWSTVINHDLCSVPRAGHTLLDLTPAHLMDMDKENKEEQKLHTVLVFGGSNCAGTFYNSTLKIQLDLG, encoded by the exons ATGGTGTTTCCCTCTAGTGATGATTCCTTTTGGCTGCTTTCAGG GTCTCTGGTGTGGGAAGATGACTGGAGAACAGATATTTTCATGGCCTCGTTGAAAGAGATGGATAAAGGCAACCCTGTGAGGCTTGTTCTGACTGTCAATGGACAG ctgctccgaGGTGTCTCCAGCAGTACACCTGTCCATCCTTTCCTTGTACCAGAGACCACCCAGtcaccagtgctcccagcagatGATAGGCCCCTTGGCCAGGACCTGGAGGACTCTACTGGG GTTAAGAGTCAGAGCTCAGAGGTGGCTGCCAGAGCATCCAGGCCTGTGAAGAAGGACGTCTGGCCACCACTGAGGACCGTGGTGGTACCCTGTGCCCTGAAGTCACCAGCTGGAAAGGTGGAATCCAATGAGGCCTGGAGGAAGAGTCCTGACCTAGAACCACCAAGAGTCCACTCCAAAAAGCCCAGAAAAGTTTTATTTGAACCCACGGCATCTGAGAGAGATCTTGATGAAGAAG ATCTGGCAGTGAAGGAGTTGCAAG gcagtcccaGCCCTCGGTGGTGCCATGCCATGTGCCTCAGtgacctggggacagctgttcTCATTGGTGGAGAAGGTGTCAATCAACAGTCCTGCAGGGATGCTCTCTGGAAGCTGGAAATTG ACAGTGATTTATGGCTTCCAGTGGGTTTCCAGCTACAAAATGCCATGCCATCGTGCTTGCATGGTCACACAGCCACCTACGACCCTGACACCAAGCGTATCTACATCTTTGGGGGCATAAGGGAGGACAAAGACTACAGCAGCATCTACATTCTGGACACAGTCACCTGGAAATGGCTCCTTGTGGCT GCTAAAGGGAGGACACCAGTGCTCACCTACCACAGTGCAACTATCTACCACAAGGAGCTCTTTGTTTTTGGAGGAACTTTCCCCAGAAAGGCATCGCTGGCAGTTGCACCCTGCAGCAATGTGCTCTATGTCTTCAATCCGGAGCATGAAATTTGGTATCAGCCTATTTCAGAAGGGGAGAAGCCTCTGCCTAGGCTTGG GCATTCAGCTACTCTATTGAAAAACAAGCTGCTGATTTTTGGGGGTCAGAGGACTTCTGTCTACCTCAGTGACATGCACATTCTGGATCTGG GTTTCATGGAGTACACATCAGTGCCACTCCTGGCAGGACAGCCTTCTGCACGTTG CTTTCAtgcagctctggctgtgtcAGACCAGAAGGTTCTGATCAGTGGAGGATGCAATGCCAGAGGAGCCCTGCATGATGCCTTTGTCTTCCACCTAG ATACTCTTTCATGGAGCACAGTGATCAACCACGACCTCTGCTCTGTTCCCCGAGCTGGCCACACATTGCTTGACCTGACTCCTGCCCACTTGATGGATATGGACAAGGAGAACAAAGAGGAGCAGAAGCTGCACACAGTGTTGGTCTTTGGGGGCTCCAACTGTGCTGGGACCTTTTATAACAGCACACTCAAGATCCAGCTGGACCTAGGATAA
- the LOC137475443 gene encoding rab9 effector protein with kelch motifs-like isoform X1, whose translation MLRARRRGRPGPAGSARQGGPAFYVLWALREPPRRLGSQSDQRGFQAWLPLPLPKQLVVFGLGDWSCYSPDTSIAVDVLVSPGVVPQRVGTLEPTRRSLVWEDDWRTDIFMASLKEMDKGNPVRLVLTVNGQLLRGVSSSTPVHPFLVPETTQSPVLPADDRPLGQDLEDSTGVKSQSSEVAARASRPVKKDVWPPLRTVVVPCALKSPAGKVESNEAWRKSPDLEPPRVHSKKPRKVLFEPTASERDLDEEDLAVKELQGSPSPRWCHAMCLSDLGTAVLIGGEGVNQQSCRDALWKLEIDSDLWLPVGFQLQNAMPSCLHGHTATYDPDTKRIYIFGGIREDKDYSSIYILDTVTWKWLLVAAKGRTPVLTYHSATIYHKELFVFGGTFPRKASLAVAPCSNVLYVFNPEHEIWYQPISEGEKPLPRLGHSATLLKNKLLIFGGQRTSVYLSDMHILDLGFMEYTSVPLLAGQPSARCFHAALAVSDQKVLISGGCNARGALHDAFVFHLDTLSWSTVINHDLCSVPRAGHTLLDLTPAHLMDMDKENKEEQKLHTVLVFGGSNCAGTFYNSTLKIQLDLG comes from the exons ATGCtgcgcgcccgccgccgcggccggccGGGGCCCGCGGGCAGCGCCCGGCAGGGCGGCCCCGCCTTCTACGTGCTGTGGGCTCTGCGGGAGCCGCCGCGGCGGCTCGGCAG CCAGTCCGACCAGAGGGGTTTCCAGGCTTGGCTGCCCCTGCCATTGCCAAAGCAGCTGGTGGTGTTCGGGCTGGGAGACTGGAGCTGTTACTCTCCGGACACGAGCATCGCAGTGGATGTGCTGGTGTCCCCAGGCGTCGTGCCACAGCGGGTCGGCACGCTGGAGCCCACCCGCAG GTCTCTGGTGTGGGAAGATGACTGGAGAACAGATATTTTCATGGCCTCGTTGAAAGAGATGGATAAAGGCAACCCTGTGAGGCTTGTTCTGACTGTCAATGGACAG ctgctccgaGGTGTCTCCAGCAGTACACCTGTCCATCCTTTCCTTGTACCAGAGACCACCCAGtcaccagtgctcccagcagatGATAGGCCCCTTGGCCAGGACCTGGAGGACTCTACTGGG GTTAAGAGTCAGAGCTCAGAGGTGGCTGCCAGAGCATCCAGGCCTGTGAAGAAGGACGTCTGGCCACCACTGAGGACCGTGGTGGTACCCTGTGCCCTGAAGTCACCAGCTGGAAAGGTGGAATCCAATGAGGCCTGGAGGAAGAGTCCTGACCTAGAACCACCAAGAGTCCACTCCAAAAAGCCCAGAAAAGTTTTATTTGAACCCACGGCATCTGAGAGAGATCTTGATGAAGAAG ATCTGGCAGTGAAGGAGTTGCAAG gcagtcccaGCCCTCGGTGGTGCCATGCCATGTGCCTCAGtgacctggggacagctgttcTCATTGGTGGAGAAGGTGTCAATCAACAGTCCTGCAGGGATGCTCTCTGGAAGCTGGAAATTG ACAGTGATTTATGGCTTCCAGTGGGTTTCCAGCTACAAAATGCCATGCCATCGTGCTTGCATGGTCACACAGCCACCTACGACCCTGACACCAAGCGTATCTACATCTTTGGGGGCATAAGGGAGGACAAAGACTACAGCAGCATCTACATTCTGGACACAGTCACCTGGAAATGGCTCCTTGTGGCT GCTAAAGGGAGGACACCAGTGCTCACCTACCACAGTGCAACTATCTACCACAAGGAGCTCTTTGTTTTTGGAGGAACTTTCCCCAGAAAGGCATCGCTGGCAGTTGCACCCTGCAGCAATGTGCTCTATGTCTTCAATCCGGAGCATGAAATTTGGTATCAGCCTATTTCAGAAGGGGAGAAGCCTCTGCCTAGGCTTGG GCATTCAGCTACTCTATTGAAAAACAAGCTGCTGATTTTTGGGGGTCAGAGGACTTCTGTCTACCTCAGTGACATGCACATTCTGGATCTGG GTTTCATGGAGTACACATCAGTGCCACTCCTGGCAGGACAGCCTTCTGCACGTTG CTTTCAtgcagctctggctgtgtcAGACCAGAAGGTTCTGATCAGTGGAGGATGCAATGCCAGAGGAGCCCTGCATGATGCCTTTGTCTTCCACCTAG ATACTCTTTCATGGAGCACAGTGATCAACCACGACCTCTGCTCTGTTCCCCGAGCTGGCCACACATTGCTTGACCTGACTCCTGCCCACTTGATGGATATGGACAAGGAGAACAAAGAGGAGCAGAAGCTGCACACAGTGTTGGTCTTTGGGGGCTCCAACTGTGCTGGGACCTTTTATAACAGCACACTCAAGATCCAGCTGGACCTAGGATAA
- the GSTZ1 gene encoding maleylacetoacetate isomerase isoform X1 — protein MSAAAAKPVLYSYFRSSCSWRVRIALALKGISYDLVPVNLIKDGGQQFSAEFKALNPMQQVPALKIDGITLSQSLAIINYLEETHPYPRLLPQDPKKRAQVRMIADHIVSGIQPLQNLSVLKQMGEKKMEWAQNCITSGFQALEQILQHTAGRYCVGDEVSLADLCLVPQVANAERFKVDMGPYPTITRINKALLELEAFKISHPSRQPDTPAELRA, from the exons CCAGTACTTTACAGCTATTTCCGAAGTTCCTGTTCTTGGAGAGTGCGAATCG CACTGGCTCTGAAAGGAATTTCCTATGACCTGGTCCCAGTGAACCTCATTAAGGATGGAGGACAGCAG TTTTCTGCTGAATTCAAGGCACTGAATCCAATGCAGCAAGTCCCAGCCTTGAAAATTGATGGCATCACCCTTTCTCAGTCA CTAGCTATAATTAATTACCTAGAAGAGACGCATCCTTACCCCAGGCTCCTTCCCCAAGATCCAAAGAAGAGAGCCCAAGTCAGAATGATTGCTGATCACATTGTCTCTGGCATTCAGCCACTCCAG AATCTGAGTGTCCTGAAAcaaatgggggagaaaaaaatggaatggGCTCAGAACTGTATCACATCTGGCTTTCAAG CACTGGAGCAGATTCTGCAGCACACTGCTGGACGCTACTGTGTGGGGGATGAA GTTTCCTTGGCTGATCTGTGTTTAGTGCCTCAAGTTGCCAATGCTGAAAG ATTCAAAGTGGACATGGGTCCATATCCCACAATAACCAGAATAAATAAAGCTCTCTTGGAGTTAGAGGCCTTCAAAATAAGCCACCCTTCCCGGCAGCCAGATACTCCTGCAGAGCTGCGAGCTTGA
- the GSTZ1 gene encoding maleylacetoacetate isomerase isoform X2: protein MASEKPVLYSYFRSSCSWRVRIALALKGISYDLVPVNLIKDGGQQFSAEFKALNPMQQVPALKIDGITLSQSLAIINYLEETHPYPRLLPQDPKKRAQVRMIADHIVSGIQPLQNLSVLKQMGEKKMEWAQNCITSGFQALEQILQHTAGRYCVGDEVSLADLCLVPQVANAERFKVDMGPYPTITRINKALLELEAFKISHPSRQPDTPAELRA from the exons ATGGCATCTGAAAAG CCAGTACTTTACAGCTATTTCCGAAGTTCCTGTTCTTGGAGAGTGCGAATCG CACTGGCTCTGAAAGGAATTTCCTATGACCTGGTCCCAGTGAACCTCATTAAGGATGGAGGACAGCAG TTTTCTGCTGAATTCAAGGCACTGAATCCAATGCAGCAAGTCCCAGCCTTGAAAATTGATGGCATCACCCTTTCTCAGTCA CTAGCTATAATTAATTACCTAGAAGAGACGCATCCTTACCCCAGGCTCCTTCCCCAAGATCCAAAGAAGAGAGCCCAAGTCAGAATGATTGCTGATCACATTGTCTCTGGCATTCAGCCACTCCAG AATCTGAGTGTCCTGAAAcaaatgggggagaaaaaaatggaatggGCTCAGAACTGTATCACATCTGGCTTTCAAG CACTGGAGCAGATTCTGCAGCACACTGCTGGACGCTACTGTGTGGGGGATGAA GTTTCCTTGGCTGATCTGTGTTTAGTGCCTCAAGTTGCCAATGCTGAAAG ATTCAAAGTGGACATGGGTCCATATCCCACAATAACCAGAATAAATAAAGCTCTCTTGGAGTTAGAGGCCTTCAAAATAAGCCACCCTTCCCGGCAGCCAGATACTCCTGCAGAGCTGCGAGCTTGA
- the LOC137475443 gene encoding rab9 effector protein with kelch motifs-like isoform X2 has translation MLRARRRGRPGPAGSARQGGPAFYVLWALREPPRRLGRSLVWEDDWRTDIFMASLKEMDKGNPVRLVLTVNGQLLRGVSSSTPVHPFLVPETTQSPVLPADDRPLGQDLEDSTGVKSQSSEVAARASRPVKKDVWPPLRTVVVPCALKSPAGKVESNEAWRKSPDLEPPRVHSKKPRKVLFEPTASERDLDEEDLAVKELQGSPSPRWCHAMCLSDLGTAVLIGGEGVNQQSCRDALWKLEIDSDLWLPVGFQLQNAMPSCLHGHTATYDPDTKRIYIFGGIREDKDYSSIYILDTVTWKWLLVAAKGRTPVLTYHSATIYHKELFVFGGTFPRKASLAVAPCSNVLYVFNPEHEIWYQPISEGEKPLPRLGHSATLLKNKLLIFGGQRTSVYLSDMHILDLGFMEYTSVPLLAGQPSARCFHAALAVSDQKVLISGGCNARGALHDAFVFHLDTLSWSTVINHDLCSVPRAGHTLLDLTPAHLMDMDKENKEEQKLHTVLVFGGSNCAGTFYNSTLKIQLDLG, from the exons ATGCtgcgcgcccgccgccgcggccggccGGGGCCCGCGGGCAGCGCCCGGCAGGGCGGCCCCGCCTTCTACGTGCTGTGGGCTCTGCGGGAGCCGCCGCGGCGGCTCGGCAG GTCTCTGGTGTGGGAAGATGACTGGAGAACAGATATTTTCATGGCCTCGTTGAAAGAGATGGATAAAGGCAACCCTGTGAGGCTTGTTCTGACTGTCAATGGACAG ctgctccgaGGTGTCTCCAGCAGTACACCTGTCCATCCTTTCCTTGTACCAGAGACCACCCAGtcaccagtgctcccagcagatGATAGGCCCCTTGGCCAGGACCTGGAGGACTCTACTGGG GTTAAGAGTCAGAGCTCAGAGGTGGCTGCCAGAGCATCCAGGCCTGTGAAGAAGGACGTCTGGCCACCACTGAGGACCGTGGTGGTACCCTGTGCCCTGAAGTCACCAGCTGGAAAGGTGGAATCCAATGAGGCCTGGAGGAAGAGTCCTGACCTAGAACCACCAAGAGTCCACTCCAAAAAGCCCAGAAAAGTTTTATTTGAACCCACGGCATCTGAGAGAGATCTTGATGAAGAAG ATCTGGCAGTGAAGGAGTTGCAAG gcagtcccaGCCCTCGGTGGTGCCATGCCATGTGCCTCAGtgacctggggacagctgttcTCATTGGTGGAGAAGGTGTCAATCAACAGTCCTGCAGGGATGCTCTCTGGAAGCTGGAAATTG ACAGTGATTTATGGCTTCCAGTGGGTTTCCAGCTACAAAATGCCATGCCATCGTGCTTGCATGGTCACACAGCCACCTACGACCCTGACACCAAGCGTATCTACATCTTTGGGGGCATAAGGGAGGACAAAGACTACAGCAGCATCTACATTCTGGACACAGTCACCTGGAAATGGCTCCTTGTGGCT GCTAAAGGGAGGACACCAGTGCTCACCTACCACAGTGCAACTATCTACCACAAGGAGCTCTTTGTTTTTGGAGGAACTTTCCCCAGAAAGGCATCGCTGGCAGTTGCACCCTGCAGCAATGTGCTCTATGTCTTCAATCCGGAGCATGAAATTTGGTATCAGCCTATTTCAGAAGGGGAGAAGCCTCTGCCTAGGCTTGG GCATTCAGCTACTCTATTGAAAAACAAGCTGCTGATTTTTGGGGGTCAGAGGACTTCTGTCTACCTCAGTGACATGCACATTCTGGATCTGG GTTTCATGGAGTACACATCAGTGCCACTCCTGGCAGGACAGCCTTCTGCACGTTG CTTTCAtgcagctctggctgtgtcAGACCAGAAGGTTCTGATCAGTGGAGGATGCAATGCCAGAGGAGCCCTGCATGATGCCTTTGTCTTCCACCTAG ATACTCTTTCATGGAGCACAGTGATCAACCACGACCTCTGCTCTGTTCCCCGAGCTGGCCACACATTGCTTGACCTGACTCCTGCCCACTTGATGGATATGGACAAGGAGAACAAAGAGGAGCAGAAGCTGCACACAGTGTTGGTCTTTGGGGGCTCCAACTGTGCTGGGACCTTTTATAACAGCACACTCAAGATCCAGCTGGACCTAGGATAA
- the GSTZ1 gene encoding maleylacetoacetate isomerase isoform X3: MRAKQGWEWSLLVLRQKGFKALALKGISYDLVPVNLIKDGGQQFSAEFKALNPMQQVPALKIDGITLSQSLAIINYLEETHPYPRLLPQDPKKRAQVRMIADHIVSGIQPLQNLSVLKQMGEKKMEWAQNCITSGFQALEQILQHTAGRYCVGDEVSLADLCLVPQVANAERFKVDMGPYPTITRINKALLELEAFKISHPSRQPDTPAELRA, translated from the exons ATGAGAGCtaagcagggctgggaatggtCCCTACTTGTACTGAGACAGAAAGGTTTTAAAG CACTGGCTCTGAAAGGAATTTCCTATGACCTGGTCCCAGTGAACCTCATTAAGGATGGAGGACAGCAG TTTTCTGCTGAATTCAAGGCACTGAATCCAATGCAGCAAGTCCCAGCCTTGAAAATTGATGGCATCACCCTTTCTCAGTCA CTAGCTATAATTAATTACCTAGAAGAGACGCATCCTTACCCCAGGCTCCTTCCCCAAGATCCAAAGAAGAGAGCCCAAGTCAGAATGATTGCTGATCACATTGTCTCTGGCATTCAGCCACTCCAG AATCTGAGTGTCCTGAAAcaaatgggggagaaaaaaatggaatggGCTCAGAACTGTATCACATCTGGCTTTCAAG CACTGGAGCAGATTCTGCAGCACACTGCTGGACGCTACTGTGTGGGGGATGAA GTTTCCTTGGCTGATCTGTGTTTAGTGCCTCAAGTTGCCAATGCTGAAAG ATTCAAAGTGGACATGGGTCCATATCCCACAATAACCAGAATAAATAAAGCTCTCTTGGAGTTAGAGGCCTTCAAAATAAGCCACCCTTCCCGGCAGCCAGATACTCCTGCAGAGCTGCGAGCTTGA